In the genome of Leptotrichia sp. OH3620_COT-345, one region contains:
- a CDS encoding autotransporter domain-containing protein, which produces DMHRKFLVVDEIFEAKSSYYTYGAALKNEISKEFRTSERTSIKPYGSLKLEYGRFGSIKEKTGEVRLEV; this is translated from the coding sequence GATATGCATAGAAAGTTCCTTGTAGTGGATGAGATATTTGAGGCAAAATCATCATATTATACATATGGAGCGGCATTAAAGAATGAGATAAGCAAAGAGTTCAGGACTAGTGAAAGAACGAGTATAAAGCCTTATGGAAGTTTAAAACTTGAATATGGAAGATTTGGAAGTATAAAGGAAAAGACAGGAGAAGTAAGGCTTGAAGT